A region from the Caldicellulosiruptor naganoensis genome encodes:
- a CDS encoding aminotransferase class I/II-fold pyridoxal phosphate-dependent enzyme gives MIDTTKFSLADFVKSEDKNIMELAKEFWEYKVDFVRRRHYQYRRVSITGSGPTMKIIDHYTGEIREMINLASNDYLNLTKHPRTIKAGIEALKKYGTGAGSVPLLGGTLDIHVELEKKIAKFKGCEDALIYTSGYGSNLGTISAILHEKDVAILDMYVHASIIDGCRNTNVEFFKHNNMDSLERVLKKVKDKYNTKLVIVDGVYSMDGDIAPLDQIVEIAHAYGAFVMVDEAHATGVIGKNGRGTPEHCNVEGKVDIVAGTLSKALGAVGGFIATNKELVNYLHFYSRAYMFSTAPTPQATASLIEALNVIEEEPELRQRLWDNIRYFRENLLKLGFNIGNQQTAIFPIIIGDDYKVKEMCRELHEAGIYVNPVFYPAVPRRLSRIRISLTAGHTKEHLDRTLDVLEHLGKKYGII, from the coding sequence ATGATTGACACAACAAAATTTTCACTTGCTGATTTTGTAAAAAGCGAAGACAAGAACATTATGGAGCTTGCAAAGGAGTTTTGGGAGTACAAAGTAGACTTTGTCAGAAGAAGACATTATCAATACAGACGAGTTTCTATTACAGGTTCTGGTCCAACTATGAAGATAATTGACCATTATACAGGTGAAATCAGAGAGATGATTAATCTTGCGTCAAATGACTATTTAAATCTTACAAAGCATCCCAGAACAATTAAGGCAGGAATAGAAGCTCTCAAAAAATATGGAACAGGGGCAGGGTCTGTGCCACTTTTAGGTGGAACACTTGATATACACGTTGAGCTTGAGAAAAAAATAGCAAAGTTCAAAGGATGTGAGGATGCACTTATTTACACAAGCGGATATGGGTCAAATTTGGGAACAATCTCTGCAATTTTGCACGAAAAGGATGTTGCAATATTAGACATGTATGTTCACGCAAGTATAATTGACGGTTGCAGAAATACAAACGTAGAGTTTTTTAAACACAACAACATGGATTCTCTTGAGAGGGTGCTCAAAAAGGTAAAAGACAAATACAATACAAAGCTTGTAATAGTTGATGGTGTTTACTCAATGGATGGTGACATTGCACCGCTTGACCAGATTGTTGAGATAGCTCACGCTTACGGTGCTTTTGTTATGGTAGATGAGGCGCATGCAACAGGTGTGATTGGCAAAAACGGCCGTGGTACACCTGAGCACTGCAATGTTGAAGGAAAGGTCGACATTGTTGCAGGTACACTTTCAAAAGCTTTGGGTGCAGTTGGCGGATTTATTGCAACAAACAAAGAGCTTGTAAATTATCTGCACTTTTACTCAAGAGCATACATGTTCTCAACAGCACCAACTCCACAAGCAACTGCTTCACTGATTGAGGCTTTGAATGTCATTGAAGAAGAGCCAGAGCTAAGACAGAGGCTTTGGGATAATATAAGATACTTCAGAGAAAACCTATTAAAGCTTGGTTTTAACATTGGCAATCAGCAAACAGCAATATTCCCGATTATAATAGGTGATGATTATAAAGTGAAAGAAATGTGCCGAGAACTTCACGAGGCAGGTATCTATGTGAACCCTGTATTCTACCCGGCTGTTCCAAGAAGACTGTCACGTATTAGAATTTCACTTACAGCAGGACATACAAAAGAGCATCTTGACAGGACATTGGATGTTCTTGAACACTTGGGTAAGAAATACGGTATAATATAA
- a CDS encoding HU family DNA-binding protein — protein MNKTDLISAMAEKSGLTKKDAEKALNAFVDAVTEALSKGEKVQLVGFGSFEVRERAERVGRNPQTQEEIKIPATKVPVFKAGKMLKEAVAK, from the coding sequence ATGAACAAGACAGATTTAATTTCAGCAATGGCAGAAAAGAGCGGACTTACCAAGAAGGATGCAGAAAAGGCACTCAATGCGTTTGTAGATGCTGTTACAGAGGCACTCTCTAAGGGGGAAAAGGTTCAGCTTGTTGGTTTTGGTTCATTTGAGGTAAGAGAAAGAGCAGAGAGAGTTGGAAGAAATCCACAAACACAAGAAGAAATTAAGATTCCAGCAACAAAAGTTCCTGTATTCAAGGCAGGCAAGATGTTAAAAGAGGCTGTGGCAAAATAA
- a CDS encoding ISL3 family transposase — MKEVARKTNVSVTTVMRLFDNVNPTRKIEDFSSEAICIDEFKGNAGGAKYQCIIVDPVKKQIVEILRDRRQDVLIEYFKRLKDRDKVKYFVCDMWRQFVETAKIYFKNAKIVIDKFHFTRYVYWALENVRKRVQKELEDNLRKYFKRSRKLLLKSYEELTAEQREELEVMFWYSRDLRKAHRLKEEFREVLESSNSAEAKVELKKWIEAAERSGLCEFCRCIKVFRNWFSEIVNSFDVPYTNSVTEGFNNKIKVLKRDAYGYRNFERFRKRTLYSCGS; from the coding sequence ATGAAAGAAGTAGCAAGAAAGACAAATGTATCAGTAACAACAGTTATGAGGTTATTTGACAATGTAAATCCTACCAGGAAGATAGAGGATTTTTCTTCTGAGGCGATATGCATAGATGAATTCAAAGGAAATGCAGGTGGAGCTAAATATCAGTGTATAATTGTAGACCCTGTGAAAAAACAGATAGTAGAAATTTTAAGAGACAGAAGACAAGATGTTTTGATTGAATATTTTAAGAGATTGAAGGATAGGGATAAAGTAAAGTATTTTGTATGTGATATGTGGAGACAATTTGTGGAGACAGCAAAAATATATTTTAAAAACGCGAAAATAGTAATAGACAAATTTCATTTTACAAGATATGTTTATTGGGCATTAGAAAATGTAAGGAAAAGAGTACAAAAGGAATTAGAAGATAATTTAAGGAAGTATTTTAAGAGGAGCAGGAAATTATTGTTAAAGTCTTATGAAGAACTTACAGCAGAGCAAAGAGAAGAGTTAGAAGTGATGTTTTGGTACAGTAGAGATTTAAGGAAAGCGCATAGACTGAAGGAAGAATTCAGGGAAGTTTTAGAAAGCAGTAATTCAGCAGAAGCAAAAGTTGAATTAAAAAAGTGGATAGAGGCAGCAGAGAGAAGTGGTCTTTGTGAATTTTGCAGATGCATAAAGGTTTTTAGGAACTGGTTTTCAGAGATAGTAAATTCTTTTGATGTTCCATATACAAATAGTGTAACAGAAGGTTTTAACAATAAGATAAAAGTTTTAAAGAGAGATGCATATGGGTATAGAAATTTTGAGAGATTTAGAAAGAGGACATTATATAGTTGTGGTAGTTAG
- the yabQ gene encoding spore cortex biosynthesis protein YabQ, whose protein sequence is MHSVSKQLSEFFSCLIVGVVVGLIHDTFFFKKILKRRTKDLVFFISSTLSTIVVISGLYYINYYTIRWYTFLAIACGFCFYKNSISFLYRRILKRVTKFYLLTKDNL, encoded by the coding sequence ATGCACAGTGTTTCTAAGCAGCTTTCAGAATTTTTTTCTTGTTTAATTGTTGGAGTGGTGGTTGGATTAATACACGATACTTTCTTTTTCAAAAAAATCTTAAAAAGGCGCACAAAAGATCTGGTATTTTTTATATCTTCAACTTTGTCAACCATTGTAGTAATTTCAGGATTGTATTATATCAACTACTATACTATCCGATGGTATACGTTTTTAGCTATTGCGTGTGGGTTTTGTTTTTACAAAAATTCAATCTCTTTTTTGTACAGAAGGATTTTAAAGAGGGTAACAAAATTTTATCTTTTAACAAAAGATAATTTGTGA
- a CDS encoding YabP/YqfC family sporulation protein, whose translation MNGVDDVESFDENNIILVVDEELLIIKGFDLKINKINTETGERYL comes from the coding sequence ATAAATGGTGTTGATGATGTTGAAAGTTTTGATGAGAATAATATCATCTTGGTGGTTGACGAGGAACTTCTCATCATCAAGGGATTTGATTTGAAGATAAACAAAATCAACACAGAAACGGGAGAGAGGTATTTATAG
- a CDS encoding redox-sensing transcriptional repressor Rex: MFKKKNISLAVIRRLPRYLRYVEDLLNHDITRISSSELSQRMGYTASQVRQDFNNFGGFGQQGYGYSTQVLYENLVKILGLDKNFKMVIVGVGNLGQALANYANFYKKGFRLVGLFDVDPQKVGKSIRNIKIQHVDELKDFIKKNDVDIGVLCVPSEVAQEVANLMVEGGIKGIWNFTTKEIEVKDDVVVENVHLIDSLMVLSYKLNEKLLEK; the protein is encoded by the coding sequence TTGTTCAAAAAAAAGAACATCTCTCTTGCGGTGATAAGGAGACTGCCAAGATATTTGCGGTATGTAGAGGATTTACTGAATCATGACATTACGAGGATTTCCTCATCAGAGCTAAGCCAAAGAATGGGGTATACAGCTTCTCAGGTAAGACAAGATTTTAACAATTTTGGCGGGTTTGGTCAGCAGGGGTATGGTTACAGCACTCAGGTTCTCTATGAGAACCTTGTTAAAATATTAGGGCTTGATAAAAACTTCAAGATGGTAATTGTTGGTGTGGGCAATTTGGGACAAGCTTTAGCAAATTACGCCAACTTTTATAAAAAGGGTTTCAGACTTGTGGGACTATTTGATGTTGACCCTCAAAAGGTTGGGAAGAGTATCAGGAATATAAAGATACAGCATGTTGATGAGCTCAAAGATTTTATAAAGAAAAACGATGTTGACATTGGAGTTTTATGTGTGCCGTCAGAGGTTGCTCAAGAGGTTGCAAACCTTATGGTTGAAGGCGGTATAAAGGGAATCTGGAATTTTACTACAAAAGAGATTGAAGTAAAAGATGATGTTGTTGTGGAGAATGTCCATTTGATAGACAGTCTGATGGTACTATCGTATAAGTTAAATGAGAAACTGCTTGAAAAGTAA
- a CDS encoding thioesterase family protein, whose protein sequence is MLASHFQSGFLDVFATPSMIALMEKAALLCAQEHLEDGYTTVGSRVEISHIAPSPKGMVVKAVAELIDIQDRRLIFKVEAYDKFEKIGEGVHERFIVNKERFLQKTYQKAR, encoded by the coding sequence ATGCTTGCTTCGCATTTTCAAAGTGGGTTTTTGGATGTGTTTGCAACACCTTCAATGATAGCGCTGATGGAAAAGGCAGCACTTTTGTGTGCTCAGGAGCATTTAGAAGATGGGTATACAACAGTGGGAAGCAGAGTTGAAATTTCTCACATAGCACCAAGTCCAAAAGGAATGGTAGTAAAGGCTGTTGCTGAACTGATTGATATCCAAGACAGAAGACTCATTTTTAAAGTTGAGGCTTATGACAAGTTTGAGAAAATAGGAGAGGGTGTTCACGAGAGGTTTATTGTAAATAAAGAGAGATTTTTGCAAAAGACATATCAAAAGGCAAGGTGA
- a CDS encoding transposase family protein produces the protein MLNHNYITELLKSKDIILHQVVESENEIELHISQAQKPHKCPKCGSITSKIHDYRVQRVKDIPIMGKRTYLVLRKRRYVCKECGKKFFEHINFLGKRQRMTNRLAAYIISQLK, from the coding sequence GTGCTCAATCATAATTATATCACAGAACTTTTGAAATCAAAAGATATCATTCTCCACCAAGTAGTAGAAAGCGAAAATGAAATAGAACTCCATATAAGTCAGGCGCAAAAACCTCACAAGTGTCCTAAATGTGGCAGTATCACAAGCAAGATACATGATTATCGTGTCCAAAGAGTAAAGGACATACCGATAATGGGTAAGAGAACATATTTAGTTTTAAGGAAGCGAAGATATGTTTGCAAAGAATGTGGAAAGAAATTTTTTGAACACATAAATTTTTTGGGCAAGCGTCAAAGAATGACAAATAGATTAGCAGCATACATTATAAGTCAGCTTAAGTAG
- a CDS encoding magnesium transporter — protein sequence MANVTSFYLSRVIGNKVYSEDKKVLGKLQDLIVDAKNIRPKVIAAKVKSGKNVQIVDFSFFIIYKEKGQYVIETRNLKPIDVQKEDTIMLVKHILDKQIVDMNGRKVVRVNDIRLAILSTGVYIIAVDIGLEGLLRRLGLAKPLKKVLKPLGKSIPSRLILWDDVEPLASPHSDLKLSTTYSKLSTLHPSDLADIIEELDKKTQAYVFSTLDEEKAADVLEELDVEAQRNVLESLPVEKAADLLEKMPADEVADILDEIKEERAEELLNEMEKEASEKVKELMDYPENTVGSIMTTDFIAFTTHFTVEQTIQELRRLKPDPDEIYYLYVIDNEERLCGVVSLRDLVISEPQTPLYEIMSRNVVYVKDMDNVNSLVEIISKYSLLAVPVVDDDKRLIGVVIINDIVYELLKVRKKLV from the coding sequence ATGGCCAATGTCACAAGTTTTTACCTCAGCAGAGTTATTGGCAACAAGGTATACTCGGAAGACAAAAAGGTTCTGGGAAAACTCCAGGATCTAATTGTTGATGCAAAGAATATAAGACCCAAAGTAATCGCTGCAAAAGTCAAAAGCGGAAAGAATGTCCAAATAGTAGATTTTTCGTTCTTTATAATTTACAAGGAAAAAGGGCAATATGTAATTGAGACCAGGAACTTAAAGCCAATTGATGTGCAAAAAGAAGATACGATAATGCTTGTAAAGCATATCCTTGACAAGCAGATAGTTGATATGAACGGCAGAAAGGTTGTAAGGGTAAATGATATAAGACTTGCAATTTTGTCAACAGGCGTTTATATAATTGCAGTTGATATTGGATTAGAAGGGTTGTTGAGGAGGCTTGGCCTTGCAAAGCCTCTCAAAAAGGTATTAAAGCCTCTTGGCAAGAGCATCCCATCTCGACTCATCTTATGGGATGACGTTGAGCCTCTTGCATCACCGCACTCGGATTTAAAACTTTCAACCACATACTCAAAGCTCTCAACTTTGCATCCGTCGGATTTAGCAGATATCATTGAAGAGCTTGACAAAAAGACTCAAGCATATGTATTTTCAACTTTGGACGAGGAAAAGGCAGCAGATGTTTTGGAAGAGCTTGATGTTGAGGCACAGCGAAATGTCCTCGAAAGTCTTCCTGTTGAAAAAGCTGCAGATTTGCTTGAAAAGATGCCAGCAGACGAGGTTGCAGATATATTGGATGAAATAAAAGAGGAAAGAGCAGAAGAGCTTTTGAACGAGATGGAAAAAGAGGCATCAGAAAAAGTAAAAGAGCTGATGGATTATCCCGAGAATACTGTTGGAAGTATTATGACAACAGATTTTATTGCGTTCACGACCCACTTTACAGTTGAGCAGACAATACAAGAACTAAGACGTTTAAAGCCAGACCCAGATGAGATTTACTATTTATATGTGATTGACAATGAAGAGAGGCTTTGTGGTGTTGTGTCTTTGCGCGACTTGGTAATTTCTGAGCCACAAACTCCACTTTATGAGATTATGAGTAGAAATGTTGTGTATGTAAAAGATATGGACAATGTTAATTCTCTTGTAGAGATTATTTCAAAATACAGCTTATTGGCTGTCCCTGTGGTTGATGATGACAAAAGACTCATTGGCGTTGTGATAATAAATGACATAGTTTATGAACTACTCAAAGTACGAAAAAAATTAGTATAG
- a CDS encoding Nramp family divalent metal transporter yields MPKIAKEQRLKRILFMLSIIGPGLVTATAGNDASGIATYATVGAMFGYKMLWGLFLITISLAVIQEMAARMGIVTGKGLSALIREHFGVKMTFFAMITLLIANLTTTIGEFAGIAASLEIFGISKYISVPLTALFVWYIINKGSYKKTEKFFLALMVIYISYIISGFLAKPDWKEVLKNTFVPSFSFNSSFILIFIAMIGTTITPWMQFYLQSSVVDKGVDVKNLKYQRWDVFLGAFWTDFIAFFIIVATAATLHKHGIVIETAEDAAKALQPLAGKYASALFAIGLFGASLLGAHILPLSTAYAVTEAFGFENGLNKKLKEAPVFYGLILLFIVIGAGVILLPNIPLIKLMIIAQEINGILLPIILIYMLKLTNDKEIMGEYVNSRTFNIIAWITVVFIIILTLILLVEPFLGI; encoded by the coding sequence ATGCCAAAGATAGCAAAAGAGCAGCGTCTTAAAAGGATACTTTTCATGTTAAGTATTATTGGACCGGGGCTTGTGACTGCAACTGCTGGTAATGACGCTTCAGGAATTGCGACATACGCAACGGTTGGTGCAATGTTTGGCTATAAGATGCTTTGGGGATTATTTTTGATAACAATCAGTTTAGCAGTTATCCAAGAAATGGCTGCACGGATGGGCATTGTAACAGGGAAAGGTCTTTCTGCTCTTATCAGGGAGCACTTTGGTGTCAAGATGACATTTTTTGCGATGATTACCCTACTTATTGCTAATCTTACAACAACGATTGGCGAATTTGCAGGGATTGCTGCAAGCCTTGAGATATTTGGAATCTCAAAGTACATCTCAGTTCCTCTGACAGCGCTTTTTGTGTGGTATATTATAAACAAAGGTTCATATAAAAAAACAGAAAAATTTTTTCTTGCTCTTATGGTAATATATATAAGCTATATAATTTCAGGTTTTTTAGCAAAGCCTGATTGGAAAGAGGTATTAAAAAATACATTTGTTCCTTCTTTCAGTTTCAATTCAAGTTTCATTTTGATTTTTATTGCGATGATAGGAACAACAATTACTCCTTGGATGCAATTTTATCTACAATCATCTGTTGTTGACAAAGGTGTTGATGTAAAAAACCTCAAATACCAAAGGTGGGATGTATTTTTAGGAGCGTTTTGGACAGATTTTATCGCGTTTTTCATCATTGTTGCAACAGCAGCAACTTTGCACAAACATGGGATTGTGATTGAGACAGCAGAAGATGCAGCAAAAGCCCTTCAGCCACTTGCAGGAAAATATGCATCAGCGCTTTTTGCAATTGGACTTTTTGGGGCATCGCTGTTAGGTGCGCATATTTTGCCTTTATCCACTGCATATGCAGTAACTGAAGCTTTTGGATTTGAAAATGGACTGAATAAGAAGCTGAAAGAAGCCCCTGTTTTTTATGGGTTAATACTTTTGTTCATTGTTATAGGAGCAGGTGTTATTTTACTTCCAAATATTCCTTTGATAAAACTTATGATAATTGCTCAAGAAATAAATGGTATATTGCTACCAATAATCTTAATTTATATGTTAAAGCTGACAAATGACAAGGAGATTATGGGGGAGTATGTAAATTCGAGGACATTTAATATAATTGCATGGATAACAGTAGTGTTTATAATAATTCTCACATTAATTCTACTTGTTGAGCCTTTCTTGGGTATATAA
- the thrC gene encoding threonine synthase: MEYVSTRGDQKVLSKEAIYLGIANNGGLFTPVSIPKIDFEHLKELNSYKKVAKYIFSLYLTDFSKEEIDDCIEKAYATGKFDTKDVVELKKLNSNLFALELWHGPTYAFKDVALQVLPHLLIRSMPDSYKKALILVATSGDTGKAALEGFRDVEKTKIVVFYPSEGVSDVQKRQMTTQEGKNTYVAGIIGNFDDAQSGVKEIFTNPRYVETINKMGYFFTSANSINFGRLLPQVVYYIWSYLELLRKGFIKESEKINFVVPTGNFGNILAGYFAKRMGLPISKLIVASNINSVVSDFIKTGVYDRRREFYKTISPSMDILVASNLERLLYLVTGNFEMVKKYMLDLKENGYFKVEKDVLMSIQSDFWGDFSTDFETKKAIKSVYNEFSYLIDTHSAVGFDVYRKYKDKTSDITKTVILQTANPYKFAKDVVNALFDDEYNNIDPFEAIEILYQKTKVEIPEGIKGLLSKAVLHPDVIEKDKMFDFILEKIKDS, from the coding sequence ATGGAGTATGTAAGTACGCGAGGAGACCAAAAGGTGCTCTCAAAAGAAGCAATTTACCTTGGAATAGCAAACAATGGAGGGCTTTTTACCCCAGTTAGTATACCAAAGATTGATTTTGAGCATTTAAAAGAGCTAAATAGTTATAAAAAAGTTGCAAAGTATATCTTTTCACTTTATCTTACTGACTTTTCTAAAGAAGAAATTGATGATTGCATAGAAAAAGCGTATGCAACTGGTAAATTCGATACAAAAGATGTAGTTGAGCTAAAGAAGCTTAACAGTAACTTGTTTGCGCTTGAACTTTGGCATGGGCCAACTTATGCTTTTAAAGATGTTGCGCTACAAGTGCTGCCACACCTTTTGATAAGGTCAATGCCAGATAGCTATAAAAAAGCACTCATATTGGTTGCAACATCTGGCGATACAGGAAAAGCTGCTTTAGAGGGTTTTAGAGATGTGGAGAAGACCAAGATAGTAGTCTTTTATCCTTCTGAAGGTGTGTCTGACGTACAAAAAAGACAGATGACAACTCAGGAAGGCAAGAACACTTATGTTGCAGGGATAATAGGTAACTTTGACGATGCTCAAAGTGGTGTAAAGGAGATCTTTACAAATCCAAGATATGTTGAGACCATTAATAAAATGGGCTATTTTTTCACATCAGCAAACTCTATAAACTTTGGACGACTTTTGCCTCAGGTTGTCTACTATATCTGGAGCTACTTAGAGCTTTTGAGAAAGGGATTTATAAAGGAAAGTGAAAAGATAAACTTTGTTGTGCCAACAGGGAATTTTGGAAATATCTTGGCTGGGTATTTTGCAAAGCGCATGGGCCTTCCAATAAGTAAACTTATTGTTGCATCAAACATAAACTCTGTTGTTTCTGATTTTATTAAAACTGGTGTTTATGACAGAAGAAGAGAGTTTTATAAAACAATATCACCCTCTATGGATATATTAGTTGCCAGCAATTTAGAAAGGCTTTTGTACTTGGTCACAGGTAACTTTGAAATGGTAAAAAAATACATGTTAGATTTAAAAGAAAATGGGTATTTTAAGGTTGAAAAGGATGTTTTAATGTCAATACAATCAGATTTTTGGGGAGATTTTTCAACAGATTTTGAGACTAAGAAAGCTATAAAGTCAGTTTACAACGAGTTTTCTTATCTTATTGATACCCATTCAGCAGTTGGATTTGATGTGTATAGAAAATATAAAGATAAAACATCTGATATAACAAAGACAGTAATTTTGCAGACTGCGAATCCGTACAAATTTGCTAAGGATGTTGTGAACGCCTTGTTTGATGATGAATATAATAATATTGACCCGTTTGAAGCAATTGAAATTCTGTACCAAAAAACAAAGGTGGAAATCCCAGAAGGGATAAAGGGGCTTTTGTCAAAAGCAGTTTTGCACCCTGATGTGATTGAAAAAGACAAAATGTTTGATTTTATATTAGAGAAAATAAAAGATAGTTGA
- a CDS encoding formate--tetrahydrofolate ligase, with protein sequence MKSTSKLREVKLKNITEIAESIGLSEDDIELYGKYKAKINLDVLQQKPRQKEGKVILVTSINPTPYGEGKTTTAIGLSMAINRLGFKSIVTLREPSLGPYLGIKGGATGGGAAQVLPSTDINLHFTGDIHAVTTANNLLCATVDNHIYHGNELNINPKAIMVKRSMDMNDRALRNIIIGLGDGQRGVVREDGFVISVATEVMAILCLSRDLDDLKERLGNILVGFSYDKKPIYAKDLKVHGAMALLLKDAIKPNLVQTSEGTAALIHGGPFANIAHGTNSIIATKMAQKLSDYVVVEAGFGSDLGAEKFVNIVSRKTGIYPSAAVVVVTTKALKYHGSMGAKEDLTNENIEALKKGFSNLEKHIENLKLMGLEIVVALNKFPNDTPAEISEIESFCKDWGVEFAVSEVYDLGSEGALDLAEKVIEIASKKRKIQFVYEDSDPIEEKIKKVAKTIYGAADVQFSKPALSMLDLIKKLNIEHFPICVAKTQYSLSDNPKLLGRPKDFVLNVNEIRINNGAQFIVAICGDIMTMPGLSKDYAALHLDIDKDGNVVWV encoded by the coding sequence TTGAAAAGTACATCAAAACTACGAGAGGTAAAGTTAAAAAATATTACCGAGATAGCAGAAAGTATAGGTCTGAGCGAAGATGACATTGAGCTTTACGGAAAGTACAAGGCAAAGATAAATTTAGATGTTCTACAGCAAAAACCCCGACAAAAAGAAGGTAAAGTAATTTTGGTCACATCAATAAACCCAACGCCATATGGTGAGGGCAAGACAACAACAGCAATTGGCCTTTCGATGGCTATAAACAGGCTTGGATTTAAATCAATTGTAACCCTCCGAGAGCCTTCCTTAGGACCATATTTGGGAATTAAAGGTGGGGCAACAGGAGGTGGAGCTGCTCAAGTTTTGCCGAGCACAGACATTAATCTTCACTTTACAGGAGATATCCATGCAGTCACTACCGCAAACAATCTACTTTGTGCAACAGTTGACAATCACATTTACCATGGAAATGAGCTAAATATCAATCCCAAAGCAATAATGGTAAAAAGATCAATGGATATGAATGACCGAGCCTTGCGAAATATTATCATTGGGCTTGGAGATGGGCAGAGAGGTGTTGTGCGTGAGGATGGTTTTGTCATTTCTGTTGCCACAGAAGTAATGGCAATACTTTGCTTATCACGTGATTTAGATGACCTAAAAGAAAGGCTTGGAAATATCCTGGTAGGTTTTTCCTATGACAAAAAGCCTATATACGCCAAAGATTTAAAAGTTCATGGTGCTATGGCGCTTTTGTTAAAAGATGCTATAAAACCCAATCTTGTTCAAACATCAGAAGGTACTGCTGCACTAATCCATGGTGGACCATTTGCCAACATTGCCCATGGCACAAACAGTATAATTGCAACCAAAATGGCACAAAAGCTTTCAGATTATGTTGTTGTTGAGGCAGGTTTTGGATCAGACTTAGGTGCAGAAAAGTTTGTCAATATAGTGTCAAGAAAAACTGGTATATACCCCTCAGCTGCTGTTGTAGTTGTAACAACAAAGGCTCTCAAATATCATGGCAGCATGGGGGCAAAAGAGGATTTGACAAATGAAAATATAGAAGCGCTAAAAAAAGGTTTTTCAAACTTAGAAAAGCACATAGAAAATTTGAAATTGATGGGGCTTGAAATAGTTGTGGCGCTAAATAAATTTCCAAATGACACTCCTGCAGAAATTTCAGAGATAGAGTCGTTTTGCAAAGATTGGGGTGTTGAATTTGCTGTTTCAGAGGTTTATGATCTTGGTTCAGAAGGTGCTTTGGATTTGGCAGAGAAGGTAATTGAAATAGCAAGCAAAAAGAGAAAGATCCAGTTTGTCTACGAGGATTCAGACCCAATCGAAGAGAAGATAAAAAAGGTTGCAAAGACAATTTATGGTGCTGCAGATGTGCAGTTTTCAAAGCCAGCACTTTCAATGTTGGATTTAATAAAAAAGCTCAATATTGAACATTTTCCGATTTGTGTGGCGAAGACCCAGTATTCGTTGTCAGACAATCCAAAGCTTTTGGGAAGGCCAAAAGATTTTGTTTTGAATGTTAATGAGATAAGAATTAACAATGGTGCGCAATTTATTGTAGCAATCTGTGGTGACATTATGACAATGCCAGGACTTTCAAAAGACTACGCTGCACTTCATCTTGACATTGATAAAGATGGAAATGTGGTGTGGGTGTGA
- a CDS encoding RNA-binding S4 domain-containing protein has product MRIDKYLKVSRIIKRRTLAQEACNSGRVFVNGKIAKPSTEVKVGDIIEVHFGDKIFKCKVTSVDEKVQKNLASNMYEIIE; this is encoded by the coding sequence ATGCGCATAGACAAATATCTAAAAGTGTCGAGAATTATCAAAAGGAGAACGCTTGCCCAAGAGGCATGTAACAGTGGCAGAGTGTTTGTAAATGGAAAAATAGCAAAGCCTTCAACAGAGGTAAAAGTTGGTGATATCATTGAGGTGCACTTTGGTGATAAGATTTTCAAATGCAAAGTTACAAGCGTTGATGAGAAGGTACAAAAAAATCTTGCAAGTAATATGTATGAGATAATTGAATAG
- a CDS encoding FtsB family cell division protein translates to MKKVFKVLKRLFVLAFVIFFSIYSVTTIVKQQMILKQVKAQQKEVIQQIEKIKKENEYLKRLAQYVQTEEYIQQVAREKLGLVGKNEIVFIDKNKKRKE, encoded by the coding sequence GTGAAAAAAGTTTTTAAAGTGCTAAAAAGACTTTTTGTGTTAGCGTTTGTAATATTTTTTTCAATATATTCTGTAACAACAATTGTGAAACAGCAGATGATTTTAAAGCAGGTAAAAGCTCAGCAAAAAGAGGTAATACAGCAAATTGAGAAAATAAAAAAGGAAAATGAATATTTAAAAAGACTTGCACAATATGTCCAGACAGAAGAATATATTCAGCAGGTCGCACGAGAAAAGCTTGGACTTGTTGGAAAAAATGAAATTGTGTTTATTGATAAGAATAAAAAGAGAAAGGAATAG